One genomic region from Yarrowia lipolytica chromosome 1C, complete sequence encodes:
- a CDS encoding uncharacterized protein (Compare to YALI0C12166g, no similarity) yields MPTSRPFISLLFGSFSTSYQRNTTTQTSASTATVTTGPTSQMYKMLDNHSIPEQPQQPTLTQTQPAVQTAQTAQTAQQASGTADLSESPHDKLWIGGRSNDGREKFYRLEPAKRRASFDRISLDQVSI; encoded by the coding sequence ATGCCAACAAGCAGACCGTTCATTTCGCTGCTGTTTGGAAGCTTCTCCACGTCGTATCAACgcaacaccaccacacagaCCTCCGCATCGACAGCCACCGTCACCACCGGCCCCACGTCGCAGATGTACAAGATGCTCGACAACCACTCGATACCTGagcagccccagcagccGACCCTGACTCAGACACAGCCAGCGGTGCAGACGGCGCAGACGGCGCAGACGGCGCAGCAGGCAAGTGGGACTGCGGACCTCAGCGAATCGCCACACGACAAGCTGTGGATTGGAGGCCGATCAAACGACGGACGGGAAAAGTTCTACCGGCTGGAACCGGCCAAGCGAAGGGCATCCTTCGATCGCATTTCTCTGGATCAGGTGTCTATTTGA
- a CDS encoding uncharacterized protein (Compare to YALI0C12188g, no similarity) yields the protein MRRPSTCTEGTCSYAPVKVHVLEISPLNHSVSRLYSRHHPESNSRYYGQPLASCLVGPRKYLGCHVGAAKTTVIRHPLCLTILQNNRNTCPTPQPPKRSTSSPVRRGVRVVILASDVGSLKTRFGHSLDPHWSGWLGLLSPTFQVSDCTLVLTQAEMSGIQVSDIVREGGESGEGERRTTGWRGVFGPLLDGLREG from the coding sequence ATGCGTAGAccgtctacttgtacggaAGGGACATGCTCCTATGCTCCCGTAAaagtacatgtacttgaAATATCTCCTTTAAATCACTCCGTCTCTCGACTCTATTCGCGACACCACCCAGAATCGAACTCGCGATACTATGGACAGCCACTCGCAAGCTGTCTAGTCGGACCACGCAAATATCTCGGTTGTCACGTTGGAGCGGCCAAGACGACCGTCATAAGACACCCATTGTGTCTGACCATCCTTCAAAACAATCGAAATACCTGTCCAACCCCCCAACCCCCCAAACGGTCCACTTCATCTCCCGTTCGAAGAGGGGTTAGGGTAGTCATTTTAGCCAGCGACGTTGGGAGTTTGAAAACAAGGTTCGGGCATTCCCTCGACCCTCATTGGTCCGGCTGGCTGGGTCTATTATCACCAACTTTTCAAGTGTCTGACTGCACATTAGTTCTAACCCAAGCAGAAATGTCTGGAATTCAGGTGAGTGACATTGTGAGAGAAGGCGGCGAGAGCGGAGAGGGCGAGCGGCGAACGACAGGATGGCGGGGCGTTTTCGGACCGCTTCTTGATGGATTGCGGGAAGGATAA
- a CDS encoding uncharacterized protein (Compare to YALI0C12210g, weakly similar to uniprot|Q9P7E0 Schizosaccharomyces pombe Low similarity to ubiquinol- cytochrome c reductase complex protein, similar to Saccharomyces cerevisiae QCR10 (YHR001W-A); ancestral locus Anc_2.520) → MICGEGDYVKKPSYKIVPHFLGFNIPTVSKWIPIFGIWGAAAGIGALFLIEGVPRTRQDILSKIPIIGEHWIREIPASDNPF, encoded by the exons ATGATCTGCGGAGAGGGTGAC TACGTTAAGAAGCCTTCTTACAAGATTGTCCCCCACTTCCTGGGCTTCAACATCCCCACCGTCTCCAAGTGGATCCCCATCTTCGGTATCTGGGGTGCTGCTGCCGGTATCGGTGCTCTCTTCCTCATCGAGGGTGTTCCCCGAACCCGACAGGACATTCTCTCCAAGATCCCCATCATCGGTGAGCACTGGATCCGAGAGATCCCTGCTTCCGACAACCCTTTCTAA